From SAR202 cluster bacterium, one genomic window encodes:
- a CDS encoding DUF58 domain-containing protein, whose protein sequence is MIAFGFMGVAAAGISWAWNRSALYGLIYERKFSDPRIFLGDTLEMDLLLTNKKIVPLSWVKIEDIVPEGVKIVEASKINDAPAWDLRYLRHTTAVAWYERIRWRYKLKFRRRGIYSIGPANIESGDPFGFLKSKNLTSPPVEVVVYPRVYPLIELGIPPARPLGEIKGGNRIFPDPSRLAGIRDYVIGDPIKTIDWKATSKLSKLMVRTYEPSSTYTVVICLQTDMVKPHWQSYDAVQLERVISAAASVAKYSAEKQYSVGLFCNDMPIVAGKPMTVSPTNDPENLTQVLSALAVIRTFSIGPMYEVLIDYSRRFPFGATIVLVSAFLPEEMALTLTDLKARDYKPVVVYVGNEPCPPLPNGIILHDIAAYFKQREAADAADQA, encoded by the coding sequence GTGATCGCGTTCGGCTTCATGGGAGTTGCGGCGGCGGGTATCTCCTGGGCGTGGAACCGCTCCGCGCTGTACGGCCTTATCTACGAGCGCAAGTTCTCCGACCCGCGCATTTTCCTGGGCGACACGCTGGAGATGGACCTGCTCCTGACGAACAAGAAGATCGTCCCGCTCTCGTGGGTGAAGATCGAGGACATAGTGCCCGAGGGCGTAAAGATAGTGGAAGCGAGCAAGATTAACGACGCTCCCGCCTGGGACCTCCGTTACCTGCGTCACACTACCGCCGTCGCCTGGTACGAGCGCATCCGGTGGCGGTACAAACTCAAATTCCGCAGGCGCGGCATCTACTCCATCGGGCCGGCCAACATCGAAAGCGGCGACCCCTTCGGGTTCCTCAAGAGCAAAAACCTCACATCCCCCCCTGTTGAGGTGGTCGTTTACCCGCGCGTCTACCCTCTTATCGAGCTCGGTATCCCGCCGGCGCGGCCTCTGGGGGAGATCAAGGGCGGCAACAGGATCTTCCCCGACCCTTCCAGGCTGGCCGGTATCCGCGACTACGTGATCGGAGACCCGATCAAGACCATAGACTGGAAGGCGACCTCCAAGCTTAGCAAGCTCATGGTCCGCACCTACGAGCCCAGCTCCACCTATACGGTCGTGATATGCCTCCAGACCGACATGGTGAAGCCGCACTGGCAGAGTTACGACGCCGTGCAGCTTGAGCGTGTAATCTCCGCCGCCGCTTCCGTTGCGAAGTACTCCGCAGAGAAGCAGTACAGCGTAGGACTGTTCTGCAACGACATGCCGATCGTCGCGGGCAAGCCGATGACCGTCTCGCCCACAAACGACCCGGAAAACCTCACACAGGTGCTGAGCGCGCTTGCGGTGATTCGCACGTTCTCAATCGGCCCCATGTACGAGGTGTTGATCGACTATTCCCGGCGATTCCCCTTCGGCGCAACGATCGTGCTGGTTTCCGCCTTCCTGCCGGAGGAGATGGCGCTGACTCTGACCGATCTAAAGGCGCGCGACTACAAGCCGGTAGTTGTCTATGTGGGCAATGAGCCCTGCCCGCCCCTGCCGAACGGCATTATCCTGCACGACATAGCGGCCTATTTCAAGCAGCGGGAGGCGGCGGATGCGGCTGACCAAGCGTAA
- a CDS encoding DUF4129 domain-containing protein, whose amino-acid sequence MRLTKRNLLIGAIVLSESAWIYALLNAYAAAGSYHGPPLTFPAIAGLIIAGMFFRKWTKEWKALEVTFLLEAAIFVTLLYLLISVHVTADRVDLTWITRLFAYGTPESFRPLAISAIIAGVLLWWRGRRLAVGNNPAMALSIGFRVGIVVLGAVTIVDLINPRDLNTLPMIVLFFAAGLGGLNTGFLVTESKESAKAKTWPKMTAIAVLSVLVIGLIFGTFNQTLLAFLARPVTTTVSTIAKAIAVVLFAPFFFVYDLANRALEAFFSRPFNPEPAAVATSTDGFITVTTTFATTTSQTGGGSTNADWVTTLVWIAIGTLAVALFAFVCYLIYKVVQVMFNKEAPPSDEGEKESVRDDADLGTDLGGLLRNLLPNFSFGRKKKGFNIPDGPPGIVEILRLYYQMITSAEENEVKRRPHDTPNEFQPALGQVFPPDLVREATAAFNQAMYGHTPSADDRVSHLKSTYKTAESTKPKPPKKEPPTQGGGKIRSSVP is encoded by the coding sequence ATGCGGCTGACCAAGCGTAACCTGCTCATCGGGGCGATCGTTCTCTCCGAGAGCGCGTGGATCTACGCCCTTCTAAACGCCTATGCGGCGGCCGGCTCATACCACGGCCCGCCGCTCACCTTCCCGGCAATCGCGGGACTGATCATTGCCGGCATGTTCTTCCGCAAGTGGACGAAGGAGTGGAAGGCTCTCGAGGTTACCTTCCTGCTCGAAGCGGCGATATTCGTGACGCTGCTGTACCTGCTGATCAGCGTGCACGTGACGGCCGACAGGGTGGACCTCACGTGGATCACCCGCCTGTTCGCGTACGGCACGCCGGAGAGCTTCCGCCCGCTGGCCATCTCCGCCATAATCGCCGGCGTGCTGCTCTGGTGGCGAGGGCGCCGGCTGGCCGTCGGCAACAACCCGGCCATGGCGCTTTCAATCGGATTCCGTGTGGGTATCGTCGTGCTGGGCGCGGTCACGATCGTCGACCTCATCAACCCGCGCGACCTGAACACGCTGCCGATGATCGTGCTGTTCTTCGCGGCGGGCCTGGGCGGCCTCAATACGGGCTTCCTGGTGACGGAGAGCAAGGAGTCGGCGAAGGCTAAGACATGGCCGAAGATGACTGCCATCGCTGTCCTGTCAGTGCTCGTCATAGGTCTGATATTCGGGACCTTCAACCAGACGCTGCTCGCCTTCCTGGCGCGGCCGGTGACGACGACGGTGTCAACCATCGCGAAGGCGATTGCGGTGGTGCTCTTCGCGCCCTTCTTCTTCGTCTACGACCTGGCCAACCGGGCCCTGGAGGCGTTCTTCAGCCGGCCGTTCAACCCGGAGCCGGCGGCCGTGGCGACGAGCACGGACGGCTTCATAACCGTCACGACAACGTTTGCGACGACGACGTCCCAGACGGGCGGCGGTAGCACGAATGCGGACTGGGTTACGACGCTGGTGTGGATAGCCATAGGTACGCTTGCGGTCGCGCTGTTTGCCTTCGTGTGTTACCTGATCTACAAGGTCGTCCAGGTGATGTTCAACAAGGAGGCCCCTCCTTCCGACGAAGGAGAGAAGGAGTCGGTCCGCGACGACGCCGACCTTGGGACGGATCTCGGAGGCCTCCTGCGGAACCTCCTGCCCAACTTCTCGTTCGGCAGGAAGAAGAAGGGCTTCAACATCCCTGACGGCCCGCCGGGCATCGTTGAGATTCTGCGGCTGTACTACCAGATGATCACCTCCGCGGAGGAGAACGAGGTCAAGCGCAGGCCGCACGACACGCCTAACGAATTCCAGCCCGCGCTGGGCCAGGTCTTCCCGCCCGATCTCGTGCGAGAGGCCACGGCCGCGTTCAACCAGGCGATGTACGGCCACACGCCTTCGGCAGACGACCGCGTCTCCCATCTGAAGTCCACCTACAAGACCGCGGAGTCCACCAAGCCCAAGCCGCCAAAGAAGGAGCCGCCAACCCAAGGCGGCGGAAAGATACGCTCCTCCGTGCCGTAG